In the genome of Bremerella sp. JC817, one region contains:
- a CDS encoding VCBS repeat-containing protein has product MRNALACFTCLVLLAGNSFAGEIQFEPQQLDTELGVGYAVRLIDMNGDDKLDICIVDQQRIVWLENPTWTEHQILGPGQTNADNVAFAPADIDGDGKLDFAVAAGWGGGKTERGTIQWITSSGSQDQHWNVYPIRTEHSTHRIKFANVIGDERPELIVGPLFGPNTTAPHFAEQPVRLLALEIPEKPQTDPWPVHMIDNSLHVMHNFLPIDFTGNGKTDIISASYEGVHLHELQEDGTWKKTQLGSGDQISSPSRGASEVKVGKLANGDRYIATIEPWHGNQVVVYTKEKGQPIRSLWHRQVLDDQLRWGHAVWCANIDGDADEELVIGVRDDQPDSSRRGLRIFDPTAADGTSFKRYVIDPGAVAIEDLAVADLDGDNRADIVAVGRQTHNVKIYWNKSQ; this is encoded by the coding sequence ATGCGGAACGCACTTGCCTGTTTCACCTGTCTAGTTTTGCTCGCCGGCAACAGCTTCGCGGGCGAGATCCAGTTTGAACCGCAGCAACTCGATACCGAGCTTGGCGTCGGCTATGCGGTTCGACTGATCGACATGAATGGCGACGACAAGCTCGACATCTGCATCGTCGATCAGCAGCGCATCGTTTGGCTCGAAAACCCAACCTGGACCGAGCACCAGATCCTGGGCCCAGGCCAAACCAACGCCGACAACGTGGCGTTCGCTCCGGCCGATATCGATGGCGACGGCAAGCTCGATTTCGCGGTCGCAGCCGGCTGGGGAGGTGGCAAAACGGAGCGTGGCACCATCCAGTGGATCACCTCTAGCGGGAGCCAGGACCAGCACTGGAACGTGTATCCGATCCGCACCGAGCACAGCACACATCGCATCAAGTTTGCGAATGTAATCGGCGACGAACGCCCTGAGCTGATCGTCGGCCCTCTGTTCGGCCCCAACACGACCGCGCCGCACTTCGCCGAGCAGCCGGTTCGCCTGCTTGCTCTCGAAATCCCCGAGAAGCCGCAGACCGATCCGTGGCCAGTCCACATGATCGATAACTCGCTGCACGTGATGCACAACTTCCTGCCGATCGACTTCACCGGCAACGGCAAAACCGACATCATTTCGGCCAGCTACGAAGGTGTCCATCTTCATGAGCTGCAAGAGGACGGGACCTGGAAGAAAACCCAGCTCGGCTCCGGCGACCAGATTTCGAGCCCCAGCCGCGGTGCCAGCGAGGTGAAGGTTGGTAAACTGGCCAACGGCGATCGCTATATCGCCACGATCGAGCCTTGGCACGGCAATCAGGTGGTTGTCTACACGAAAGAGAAAGGCCAGCCGATTCGTAGCCTTTGGCATCGCCAGGTCCTGGACGACCAGCTTCGCTGGGGTCATGCGGTCTGGTGTGCCAATATTGATGGGGATGCGGACGAAGAACTGGTGATTGGCGTTCGGGACGATCAGCCTGATAGCTCGCGTCGCGGTCTCAGAATTTTTGATCCGACAGCGGCAGATGGGACTTCGTTCAAGCGGTATGTTATCGACCCAGGTGCGGTTGCCATCGAGGACCTGGCCGTAGCCGACCTGGACGGAGACAATCGGGCCGATATCGTCGCGGTTGGACGCCAAACGCATAACGTGAAGATCTACTGGAATAAATCTCAATAG
- a CDS encoding PilT/PilU family type 4a pilus ATPase — protein MAEIDAAIAEKFLGADKEYEVDKIFRALVKLEGSDLHMKVGRPPIVRVNGTLRNLNRGPVEAEEMLRLLWPLLDERNKKIFQENGGADFAHTVDVDGERWRFRVNMFTQLGNVGLVARRINNWIPNFEGLNLPPVMESLCKFDQGMVLLAGVTGSGKSTTIASMLNWINRHYSKHILTLEDPIEFVYTEDKCLINQREIGQDVKNFEIAMGHAVREDPDIILIGEMRDQETFLTAIHAAETGHLVFGTIHASSSSSTIGRILDLFPEEMHGSIRSAIAFNMKGIVAQKLLKSIKPGVGRVPTVEIMTMNPTVQKLILEGKDSKLPDAIRIGKDDGMQDFTMSLKSLIDKELIDRETAFAVAPNVEALKMALKGINVAQPGMV, from the coding sequence ATGGCTGAAATCGACGCAGCGATAGCCGAGAAGTTTCTCGGTGCGGATAAAGAATACGAAGTCGACAAGATCTTCCGGGCTCTGGTCAAGTTGGAAGGTTCCGACTTGCACATGAAGGTGGGGCGTCCACCGATTGTTCGCGTGAACGGCACGTTGCGGAACTTGAACCGGGGACCGGTCGAAGCCGAAGAAATGCTGCGGCTGCTGTGGCCTCTGTTGGACGAACGTAACAAGAAGATCTTCCAGGAAAATGGCGGGGCTGACTTTGCCCATACGGTCGACGTCGATGGCGAACGCTGGCGTTTCCGTGTGAACATGTTCACCCAACTGGGTAACGTCGGGCTGGTGGCTCGTCGTATTAACAACTGGATTCCGAACTTCGAAGGGCTGAACCTCCCACCGGTGATGGAAAGCCTTTGCAAGTTCGACCAGGGGATGGTGCTGCTGGCCGGGGTGACCGGTTCGGGTAAGTCGACCACCATTGCGTCGATGCTCAACTGGATCAACCGTCACTACTCGAAGCACATCCTGACGCTGGAAGACCCGATCGAATTTGTCTACACCGAAGACAAGTGCTTGATCAATCAGCGCGAGATCGGGCAGGACGTGAAGAACTTCGAGATCGCGATGGGGCACGCGGTGCGTGAAGACCCCGACATCATCCTCATCGGTGAAATGCGTGATCAGGAAACGTTCCTCACGGCCATTCACGCGGCGGAAACGGGTCACTTGGTGTTCGGAACGATCCACGCTTCGAGCTCCTCTAGCACCATCGGTCGTATTCTCGACTTGTTCCCCGAAGAAATGCATGGCTCGATCCGGAGTGCCATCGCGTTCAATATGAAGGGGATCGTCGCCCAGAAACTGCTCAAATCGATCAAGCCGGGCGTCGGCCGTGTGCCCACCGTCGAGATCATGACGATGAATCCAACCGTCCAGAAGCTGATTCTGGAAGGAAAAGACAGCAAGCTGCCTGACGCGATCCGCATCGGTAAAGACGACGGCATGCAAGACTTCACGATGAGCCTCAAGTCGTTGATCGACAAAGAACTGATCGATCGCGAAACCGCTTTCGCCGTGGCACCAAACGTCGAAGCGCTGAAGATGGCACTCAAAGGCATCAATGTGGCACAACCTGGGATGGTTTAA
- a CDS encoding DUF1559 domain-containing protein: MRKRFGFTLVELLVVIAIIGILIALLLPAVQQAREAARRMQCTNNLKQLALAMHNYHDTFQALPARVGGTLSNQQRLSGWIGLLPFLEEKPLYDQIASGNGTAPPFGIKPWQDFAPFNVQVQKLLCPSDSAEGIDPNKYGGKGSSNYAFSIGDCARYTLDHQAYESRGVFSFYKYCNFKDITDGLSNTVLLGEKALGTDQKKLIGGIVVTGSPWVINQQDGINPGICLAMRPLGGTYDNSVAFADFNGRRWTDGAVNLQGFCTILPPNAPSCSRKANDWSEGIISASSYHPGGANAAMSDGSVAFIPETIDTGDLSQVAPSNGPSPYGVWGAMGSKSAGEFAQVAN, translated from the coding sequence ATGCGTAAGCGTTTCGGCTTTACTCTCGTCGAACTGTTAGTTGTGATCGCCATCATCGGCATTCTGATTGCCCTGTTGTTGCCGGCTGTTCAGCAGGCACGCGAGGCAGCTCGTCGGATGCAGTGCACCAACAATCTTAAGCAGCTGGCACTGGCGATGCACAACTATCACGACACGTTCCAGGCCTTGCCGGCGCGGGTTGGTGGTACGTTGTCGAACCAGCAGCGTTTGAGTGGTTGGATCGGGCTGCTGCCGTTTCTGGAAGAGAAGCCGCTGTACGATCAAATCGCCAGTGGCAACGGCACCGCACCTCCATTTGGCATCAAGCCTTGGCAGGATTTCGCTCCGTTCAACGTGCAAGTTCAGAAGCTGCTGTGCCCGTCCGATTCGGCGGAAGGCATCGACCCGAACAAGTATGGCGGCAAGGGTAGCTCGAACTATGCGTTCAGCATTGGGGACTGTGCGCGTTATACGCTCGATCATCAGGCGTACGAATCGCGCGGCGTGTTCTCGTTCTACAAGTACTGCAATTTCAAAGACATCACCGACGGCTTGAGTAACACGGTGCTGCTGGGCGAAAAGGCCTTGGGCACCGACCAGAAGAAGTTGATCGGCGGCATCGTCGTGACCGGCAGTCCGTGGGTGATCAATCAACAGGATGGTATCAATCCTGGCATCTGCCTCGCGATGCGTCCGCTTGGTGGCACGTACGACAACAGCGTTGCCTTCGCCGATTTCAACGGACGTCGCTGGACGGACGGGGCGGTCAACCTGCAGGGGTTTTGCACGATCCTTCCACCGAACGCTCCAAGCTGTTCGCGAAAGGCCAACGATTGGTCGGAAGGCATCATCTCGGCCTCCAGTTATCACCCAGGCGGAGCCAACGCGGCGATGAGCGATGGTTCAGTCGCCTTCATTCCTGAAACGATCGACACCGGTGACCTTTCGCAAGTCGCACCAAGCAACGGCCCTTCGCCTTACGGTGTGTGGGGTGCGATGGGATCGAAGTCGGCGGGCGAGTTCGCCCAGGTTGCCAACTAA
- a CDS encoding VOC family protein → MKIEHFALQVADPVAMARWYVVHLGMTIQRGSKQPPFAHFLADDGGQMLIEIYHNEQFDVPDQSAVPPAHFHLAFVSDDIESDRTRLIEAGAKAEGPINTQPNGDLVCFLRDPWGLTLQLVTRVEKLLT, encoded by the coding sequence ATGAAAATCGAACACTTCGCCCTTCAAGTTGCCGACCCGGTCGCGATGGCTCGCTGGTACGTCGTGCACTTGGGCATGACCATTCAGCGCGGCAGCAAGCAGCCACCCTTCGCCCACTTTCTGGCCGATGACGGCGGGCAGATGCTGATCGAGATCTATCACAACGAGCAGTTCGACGTGCCTGATCAATCGGCCGTACCGCCAGCCCACTTCCACCTCGCCTTCGTCAGCGACGACATCGAGTCAGATCGAACCCGTCTGATCGAAGCAGGTGCCAAGGCAGAAGGCCCCATCAACACCCAGCCTAACGGCGACCTGGTTTGCTTCCTCCGCGACCCATGGGGATTGACGCTGCAACTGGTCACCCGCGTCGAGAAGCTGCTGACGTAG
- a CDS encoding helicase C-terminal domain-containing protein, translating into MENLSIDDVLGPQGLIARRLKQYEERPEQMAMAKAVGTALAKNRHLVVEAGTGVGKSFAYLVPSILWACGHQGSGEKSRRVVISTHTISLQEQLLEKDIPLINASVPLEFTAVLAKGRGNYVSLRRLGAASLRSASLFDKDDETAQLRTLKDWSKKSTDGSLSDLDFRPAVRVWDEIASDSGNCLGRKCPSYDDCFYYKARRRMQNAQLLIVNHALFFSDLALRRSGVSLLPSYDAVIFDEAHTLEGVAGDHLGMSVTSTQVDFALNKLFNERTQKGLLVHHDCRDAMNQVVHTRYRAQQFFDELDAWLEENPGGNGRVNVPELIPNVLSPAMAKLASMVKQAGDRFEEEGTRQDFHSLSDRIFLMADSIEAWRMQKMEHTVYWVESSQQRGPYRRVKLFATPIEVGPVLREELFQKVDSVILTSATLSSSPDQGFDFFKDRIGMTRNEELTVGSPFNYKKNVKLVLVKGMPDPSNRRDYDQALGEMVKRYVEQTQGHAFVLFTSYDMLRNCASRVSRWMGQNGYTLFSQSDGMPRGQMVQKFKETPGSVLFGTDSFWQGVDVPGDALQNVIITKLPFSVPDHPLLQARLNQIKQRGGQPFSEYQLPEAIIKLRQGFGRLVRGHTDKGIVVILDPRVQTKGYGRAFLKSLPDCDIVEDNFAGAGSARSEWDDYF; encoded by the coding sequence ATGGAAAACCTGAGCATCGACGACGTTCTCGGCCCTCAGGGGCTGATTGCTCGGCGATTAAAGCAATACGAGGAACGCCCGGAGCAGATGGCCATGGCCAAGGCTGTCGGGACGGCGCTGGCCAAGAATCGGCATCTGGTGGTCGAAGCAGGCACCGGCGTCGGCAAAAGTTTTGCCTATCTGGTACCCTCCATTTTGTGGGCCTGTGGTCATCAAGGCAGCGGAGAGAAGTCGCGGCGGGTGGTGATCTCGACGCATACGATCAGCCTGCAAGAGCAGCTTCTGGAGAAGGACATCCCGCTGATCAACGCCTCGGTGCCGCTCGAGTTCACGGCCGTGCTGGCCAAGGGCCGGGGTAACTACGTCAGTCTGCGGCGGCTCGGTGCGGCCTCGCTGCGGAGTGCGAGCCTGTTCGACAAAGATGACGAGACCGCCCAACTGCGGACCCTCAAAGATTGGTCGAAGAAGTCGACCGACGGTTCGCTCAGCGATCTCGATTTTCGCCCGGCCGTTCGGGTCTGGGACGAGATCGCCAGCGACAGCGGCAACTGCCTTGGCCGAAAGTGTCCGAGCTACGACGACTGCTTCTATTACAAAGCACGTCGCCGGATGCAGAACGCTCAACTGCTGATCGTGAACCACGCGTTGTTCTTCAGCGACCTGGCACTTCGCCGCAGCGGTGTCAGCTTGTTGCCTTCGTACGACGCCGTCATCTTTGACGAAGCCCACACCCTGGAAGGTGTCGCCGGCGATCACCTCGGCATGTCGGTCACGTCGACCCAGGTCGATTTCGCATTGAACAAGCTGTTCAACGAGCGAACCCAGAAAGGCCTGCTGGTTCATCACGACTGCCGCGATGCAATGAACCAGGTTGTGCATACCCGGTATCGAGCGCAACAGTTCTTCGACGAACTGGATGCCTGGCTCGAAGAAAACCCGGGCGGCAATGGTCGCGTGAATGTGCCTGAGCTGATCCCGAACGTCCTTTCGCCGGCGATGGCCAAGTTGGCTTCGATGGTCAAGCAGGCAGGCGATCGGTTCGAGGAAGAAGGAACCCGGCAAGACTTCCATTCGCTGTCGGATCGCATCTTCCTGATGGCCGACTCGATCGAAGCCTGGCGGATGCAGAAGATGGAGCACACGGTCTATTGGGTCGAAAGCAGTCAGCAGCGAGGCCCTTATCGCCGCGTGAAGTTGTTCGCCACGCCGATCGAAGTGGGACCGGTGCTGCGAGAAGAGTTGTTCCAGAAGGTCGACAGCGTGATCTTGACCAGTGCCACGTTGTCTTCGTCCCCTGATCAAGGGTTCGACTTCTTCAAAGACCGCATCGGGATGACGCGCAACGAAGAGCTGACCGTCGGCAGTCCGTTCAACTATAAGAAGAACGTCAAGCTGGTGCTGGTCAAAGGGATGCCTGACCCCAGCAACCGCCGCGACTACGACCAGGCCCTGGGCGAGATGGTCAAACGCTACGTCGAGCAAACCCAGGGGCACGCCTTCGTGCTGTTTACCAGCTACGACATGCTGCGGAACTGCGCCTCTCGAGTGTCTCGCTGGATGGGGCAGAACGGGTACACGCTCTTCAGCCAGTCCGACGGCATGCCACGCGGGCAGATGGTGCAGAAGTTTAAAGAGACGCCTGGCTCGGTGTTGTTCGGGACCGATAGCTTCTGGCAGGGAGTCGACGTTCCGGGAGACGCCCTGCAGAACGTGATCATCACGAAGCTGCCGTTCAGCGTGCCAGATCATCCGCTGCTTCAGGCCCGCTTGAATCAAATCAAGCAGCGTGGCGGGCAACCCTTCTCGGAATATCAACTGCCAGAGGCCATCATCAAACTGCGGCAAGGCTTCGGCCGCCTCGTCCGCGGCCACACCGACAAAGGGATCGTCGTGATCCTGGACCCACGCGTGCAAACCAAAGGCTACGGCCGCGCGTTTCTCAAGTCGCTCCCCGACTGCGACATCGTCGAAGACAACTTCGCCGGCGCCGGCTCGGCCCGATCAGAGTGGGACGATTATTTTTAA
- the hisF gene encoding imidazole glycerol phosphate synthase subunit HisF, whose protein sequence is MLASRVIPCLDVNQGRVVKGTNFVQLRDAGDPVEVAARYEREGADELVFLDITASHEQRDIILDVVSRTAEVVFMPLTVGGGIRTMEDIRSLLNAGADKVSINSAACKDPEFVRQAAKRFGSQCIVVNIDPKRVQKDGREVWEVHINGGRKPTGLEAVSWAQQVEELGAGEIVLTSMDRDGTKDGYDLEVTRAVSEAVTVPVVASGGAGHPEHLADAIQQGKADAALAASIFHFGQFTIQETKELMRDRGICVRL, encoded by the coding sequence ATGTTGGCCAGCCGTGTGATTCCTTGTTTGGACGTGAACCAGGGTCGTGTCGTTAAAGGAACGAACTTCGTTCAACTTCGCGACGCCGGTGACCCGGTCGAAGTCGCTGCGCGCTACGAGCGTGAAGGGGCGGACGAACTGGTCTTTCTCGATATCACTGCCAGTCACGAACAGCGCGACATCATTCTGGATGTGGTGTCTCGGACGGCGGAAGTGGTCTTTATGCCGCTGACCGTTGGTGGTGGCATTCGGACGATGGAAGACATTCGCTCGCTGCTGAATGCTGGTGCCGACAAGGTTTCGATCAACTCGGCGGCCTGTAAAGATCCCGAGTTCGTGCGTCAGGCCGCCAAACGCTTTGGCAGCCAGTGCATTGTGGTGAACATCGATCCGAAGCGGGTGCAGAAAGATGGTCGCGAAGTGTGGGAGGTCCATATCAATGGCGGCCGCAAGCCAACCGGGTTGGAAGCGGTGAGTTGGGCCCAGCAGGTCGAAGAACTGGGAGCCGGCGAGATTGTGCTGACGAGCATGGATCGCGACGGAACCAAAGATGGCTACGACCTGGAAGTGACCCGAGCTGTCAGCGAAGCCGTGACCGTCCCGGTGGTGGCAAGTGGCGGAGCCGGTCACCCGGAACACCTGGCCGATGCAATCCAGCAAGGCAAAGCAGATGCGGCCTTGGCGGCGAGTATCTTCCACTTTGGCCAGTTCACGATTCAGGAAACCAAAGAATTGATGCGTGACCGAGGAATTTGTGTCAGGCTTTGA
- a CDS encoding DUF4304 domain-containing protein — protein MSADVQHNPEGLFRMLEKSKVVPIFKTQLKRLNFTKTRTTWHRTLDDVIHVVMLKKSGYGEYYDMNTSLFLRALDNDKQFPAENHCHLRARVEKAFPDEGDRVMRALVLDYPRFREEESIEILESFLSGTYARFVDAHQDLAAIRRAYNNQELDRFMTVAIARSLLEKGCESA, from the coding sequence GTGAGTGCAGATGTTCAGCACAACCCTGAAGGCCTGTTTCGCATGCTTGAGAAGAGCAAAGTTGTTCCCATCTTTAAGACGCAACTAAAACGGCTCAACTTCACCAAGACCAGGACAACCTGGCATCGAACACTGGATGATGTCATTCATGTCGTCATGCTGAAAAAGTCTGGCTATGGCGAGTACTATGACATGAACACTTCTCTATTCTTGCGGGCACTCGACAACGACAAACAATTCCCAGCAGAGAATCACTGCCACCTACGTGCCCGAGTCGAGAAAGCCTTTCCGGACGAGGGAGATCGCGTGATGCGTGCCTTGGTCTTGGACTATCCACGCTTCCGTGAGGAGGAATCGATAGAAATACTGGAGTCATTCCTGTCCGGCACCTATGCAAGGTTTGTCGATGCCCATCAAGACCTCGCCGCGATCCGTCGAGCTTACAACAACCAAGAACTGGATCGTTTCATGACAGTGGCCATCGCCAGGAGCCTGCTAGAGAAAGGATGCGAATCCGCGTGA
- a CDS encoding Gfo/Idh/MocA family oxidoreductase yields MSKVRWGVLSTAKIGTVKVIPGMQRGTYCEVTGIASRSLDNARTVADKLHIPNAYGSYEELLEDPNIDAVYIPLPNHMHVPWAIKAIHAGKHVLCEKPIGLNVEEARQLADIAHQHPNLKVMEAFMYRHHPQWQKAREIVRNGGIGTPVSIQSFFSYFNNNPGDIRNNAEWGGGGMMDIGCYPISLSRFILEGEPEKVIASVTRDEEFKTDVVASVMIDFGGIMSTFTCGTKLAPYQRVHIHGTEGRVEIQIPFNAPPDKPCILWHQQGEEITEIEVPTADQYTVQGDLMSQAILEDTEVPTPISDAVANMEVIEAVFRSERSGRWEAISHMLVE; encoded by the coding sequence ATGAGTAAAGTTCGTTGGGGTGTGCTGAGCACCGCGAAAATCGGTACCGTGAAGGTTATTCCCGGCATGCAGCGCGGAACCTATTGCGAAGTTACCGGGATTGCCTCGCGCTCGCTCGACAACGCCCGCACGGTTGCGGACAAGCTGCACATCCCGAATGCTTACGGCTCGTACGAAGAACTGCTGGAAGACCCGAACATCGACGCGGTCTACATCCCGCTGCCGAATCATATGCACGTGCCATGGGCCATCAAGGCGATCCACGCTGGTAAGCACGTTTTGTGTGAAAAGCCGATCGGATTGAACGTCGAAGAGGCCCGCCAACTGGCCGACATCGCCCACCAGCACCCAAACCTGAAGGTGATGGAAGCGTTCATGTACCGGCACCATCCGCAGTGGCAGAAGGCTCGCGAAATCGTTCGCAACGGTGGCATCGGCACGCCGGTCAGCATCCAGAGCTTTTTCTCTTACTTCAATAACAACCCTGGCGACATCCGCAACAACGCCGAATGGGGTGGCGGCGGCATGATGGATATCGGGTGCTATCCGATTTCGTTATCACGCTTCATCCTGGAGGGGGAACCGGAAAAGGTGATCGCCTCGGTGACCCGCGACGAAGAGTTCAAGACCGACGTTGTCGCTTCGGTGATGATCGACTTCGGCGGCATTATGAGCACGTTCACCTGCGGAACGAAGCTCGCTCCTTACCAGCGCGTGCATATCCACGGAACCGAAGGACGCGTCGAAATCCAGATTCCGTTCAACGCTCCGCCCGACAAGCCCTGCATCTTGTGGCATCAGCAAGGGGAAGAGATCACCGAGATTGAAGTCCCGACCGCCGACCAGTACACGGTCCAAGGCGACCTGATGTCCCAGGCGATCCTGGAAGACACCGAGGTCCCCACGCCAATCTCGGATGCGGTAGCCAACATGGAAGTGATCGAAGCGGTCTTCCGCAGCGAACGCAGCGGCCGCTGGGAAGCGATCAGCCACATGCTGGTCGAGTAA
- a CDS encoding NAD(P)H-dependent oxidoreductase encodes MSHILLIEASARKNRSLSRDLAQRFVSAWNSLAPGDPIVRRDVGSTPPPAVDESWISAAFKPAEARTEAENQALELSDELIAEVLQADILVVATPMYNYGMPAALKAWFDQVIRVNKTFTFDLARGDEPIEPVQSGKTLVMLTAAGEGGLLGSYAAHKNHLHPHIIEASRLLGVDRHETIHIEYQEFGDQRFADSQAKAIAAIAPLVDHLLETSSCPNA; translated from the coding sequence ATGAGCCATATCCTGTTGATCGAAGCCAGTGCGCGAAAAAACCGATCCCTCAGCCGAGATCTGGCCCAAAGGTTCGTTTCTGCCTGGAACTCGCTGGCCCCCGGCGACCCGATCGTCCGCCGAGACGTCGGCAGCACGCCCCCGCCGGCGGTTGATGAAAGCTGGATCTCCGCCGCCTTCAAGCCGGCAGAAGCCAGGACGGAAGCCGAGAACCAGGCCCTCGAGCTCTCGGACGAGCTGATCGCCGAGGTCCTTCAGGCCGACATCCTGGTCGTGGCGACCCCGATGTATAACTACGGCATGCCTGCGGCGCTGAAAGCCTGGTTCGACCAGGTGATCCGAGTTAACAAGACTTTCACGTTCGACCTGGCCCGCGGCGACGAGCCGATCGAGCCGGTCCAAAGCGGCAAGACCCTGGTCATGCTGACCGCCGCTGGCGAAGGTGGCCTGCTCGGCAGCTACGCTGCGCACAAGAATCATCTGCATCCCCACATCATCGAAGCCTCGCGCCTGCTCGGCGTCGACCGCCACGAGACGATCCACATCGAATACCAAGAATTCGGCGACCAACGCTTCGCCGACTCCCAAGCGAAAGCCATCGCAGCCATCGCCCCGCTGGTCGACCACCTGCTAGAAACATCCAGCTGCCCGAACGCTTGA
- a CDS encoding Gfo/Idh/MocA family oxidoreductase: MATNGDLNRKLRMALVGGGSGAFIGRVHATAAVLDNRAALVAGALSSNPERAKASAPDYDIPEARAYTSYQELIEKELALPEDQRIDFVSVATPNHMHFPVAKAALEAGFNVMCDKPMTLDLAQAEELYETVQKSGAVFAVTHNYTGYPLVRQAREMILNGDLGEINAIRVQYIQGWLRTKLEDTEQKQAAWRSDPAKSGAAGAYGDIGTHAYNLGRFMTGLLPDKVSTNLATFVEGRRLDDYGTTVIRYENGALCTLTASQISHGRENDLSIEIDGTKAALSWRQENPNEMIVRQNGEPHKIYTRAPGASFMKPLADASCRIPSGHPEGFFEAFANVYRAAYDAMALRATGKDFEKKDTIYPNIHDGVEGMYFIQQCVASSQQDGAWLPLKHEAARR; encoded by the coding sequence ATGGCTACCAACGGTGACTTGAATCGAAAACTTCGCATGGCCCTTGTCGGTGGTGGCTCTGGCGCCTTTATCGGCCGCGTGCATGCCACCGCCGCCGTGCTGGACAACCGCGCCGCCCTGGTCGCCGGTGCCCTCAGCTCGAATCCGGAACGTGCCAAGGCTTCCGCTCCTGACTACGACATTCCTGAAGCTCGCGCTTACACCAGCTACCAGGAACTGATCGAAAAAGAACTCGCTCTGCCCGAAGATCAGCGGATCGACTTCGTCTCGGTCGCCACGCCGAACCACATGCACTTCCCAGTCGCCAAGGCTGCCTTGGAAGCGGGTTTCAACGTGATGTGTGACAAGCCGATGACCTTGGACTTAGCCCAGGCCGAAGAGCTGTACGAAACCGTGCAGAAGTCGGGCGCCGTCTTCGCCGTCACGCACAACTACACCGGCTATCCGCTGGTTCGCCAGGCTCGCGAGATGATCCTCAATGGTGACCTGGGCGAGATCAACGCGATCCGCGTTCAGTACATCCAGGGCTGGCTGCGAACCAAGCTGGAAGACACCGAACAGAAGCAAGCCGCCTGGCGTAGCGACCCAGCCAAGAGCGGCGCCGCTGGTGCTTATGGCGACATCGGTACCCACGCCTACAACCTCGGCCGCTTCATGACCGGTTTGCTGCCGGACAAGGTCAGCACCAACCTGGCCACGTTCGTCGAAGGCCGTCGCTTGGATGACTACGGTACCACCGTCATTCGTTACGAAAATGGTGCCCTCTGCACGCTGACCGCTTCGCAGATCAGCCATGGTCGCGAGAACGATCTGTCGATCGAAATCGACGGCACCAAGGCGGCCCTGAGCTGGCGTCAAGAGAACCCGAACGAAATGATCGTTCGTCAGAATGGCGAGCCTCACAAGATCTATACCCGTGCCCCAGGTGCTTCGTTCATGAAGCCCTTGGCCGACGCTTCGTGCCGCATTCCTTCGGGTCACCCAGAAGGTTTCTTCGAAGCCTTCGCCAACGTCTATCGCGCTGCCTACGATGCGATGGCCCTGCGTGCGACCGGCAAGGACTTCGAGAAGAAGGACACCATCTACCCGAACATCCACGATGGTGTCGAAGGGATGTACTTCATTCAGCAGTGTGTCGCCAGCAGCCAGCAAGATGGCGCCTGGTTGCCACTGAAGCACGAAGCGGCCCGTCGTTAA